One window of the Cherax quadricarinatus isolate ZL_2023a chromosome 50, ASM3850222v1, whole genome shotgun sequence genome contains the following:
- the LOC128695306 gene encoding uncharacterized protein, with the protein MVTLQFRMMDLAILLSCVLPISCQVLNDQTEVGVAGDETEVGVVGAEAEVGVMVSQMVRHHLEDCHLVVLTTTQHSHVFYNILRHLSEGMVAGVVVEAEWVFSLDHHLQGLWGDSRTTCRGLIFDITAKSNATSALQLLESSELWKSPETLVVVVGWKSGVKAVLLHHTFRNSINALYLALHSTTVTRNRNSLRKRVLGQQCESVESSVWIYRRCLYCNNGKADVKLIRKGNFTSVQEADSLFPDQFKNFMGHQFRIVSVQYFPYIDYERNTNLPGTTVTLSDSLDARLLDTFSVSMNFT; encoded by the exons ATGGTAACGCTGCAGTTCCGAATGATGGATCTGGCAATACTTCTGAGTTGTGTTCTGCCTATCAGCTGTCAAGTCTTAAATGACCAGACGGAGGTGGGCGTGGCAGGAGACGAGACGGAAGTGGGTGTGGTGGGCGCCGAGGCGGAAGTGGGCGTGATGGTGAGCCAGATGGTGAGGCACCACCTGGAAGACTGCCATCTTGTTGTCCTTACAACTACACAGCACTCACACGTATTTTATAATATACTCAG ACACCTGAGTGAGGGCATggtggctggagtggtggtggaggcagagtGGGTGTTCTCCCTGGACCACCACCTCCAGGGGCTGTGGGGAGACTCCAGAACCACCTGCCGGGGACTCATCTTTGATATCACAGCCAAAAGCAACGCCACCTCTGCCCTTCA GCTTTTAGAATCATCAGAGCTGTGGAAATCGCCAGAGActttggttgtggtggttggatGGAAGTCTGGTGTGAAGGCTGTGCTGCTCCACCACACTTTCCGTAACAGTATCAACGCCCTCTATCTAGCTCTCCACAGCACCACCGTAACAAGAAACCGTAACTCACTCAGGAAGAGAGTCCTAGGCCAGCAGTGTGAGT CCGTGGAAAGCAGTGTGTGGATTTACCGTCGTTGTCTCTACTGTAACAATGGGAAGGCGGACGTGAAGCTTATTAGAAAAGGGAATTTCACTTCAGTTCAGGAGGCTGACAGCCTTTTTCCTG ATCAGTTTAAGAATTTCATGGGTCACCAGTTTCGGATAGTGTCGGTGCAGTACTTTCCTTATATAGACTACGAGAGGAACACAAATTTACCAGGAACCACTGTCACACTCTCTGACTCGCTTGACGCCCGTCTCTTGGACACTTTCTCAGTCTCCATGAACTTCACGTAA